The following are from one region of the Mytilus edulis unplaced genomic scaffold, xbMytEdul2.2 SCAFFOLD_631, whole genome shotgun sequence genome:
- the LOC139505019 gene encoding uncharacterized protein, translating into MSHNMLDLSQDYLAELFLPIQNLTALDISYNMNQSDNGTGYNYPDHAISVLRALSFLAIDMMPLSQFGSGFSRLNNLKELHFQSCYLKLLENKTFQRFSSSVEVLTLRNCLLYFGTTEIDALLPFPNLRVIDFFRTFMHLKPALQLLHPYRYANITTINFGRVSYPMRDFIDLPFSLTITSDIIKHLKTICVENLDLSENGIVDYELGSLFSFDHPKCLRHLSFKGNRFVLYNLEKRDEINLFFKKAIRLKYLDYSFNAVNYNMKKKSVTPNMSLLSADASYVFLPTALEN; encoded by the coding sequence ATGTCTCACAATATGCTTGATTTATCTCAGGATTATTTAGCAGAGTTATTTCTTCCAATTCAAAATTTAACGGCATTGGATATAAGTTATAATATGAATCAATCAGATAATGGTACAGGTTATAATTATCCCGATCATGCAATTAGTGTTCTGAGAGCGTTGTCTTTCCTAGCAATTGACATGATGCCCTTGTCTCAATTCGGAAGTGGATTCAGTCGATTAAATAATCTGAAAGAATTACATTTTCAATCTTGTTATCTAAAACTTCTAGAGAATAAAACGTTCCAGAGATTTTCCTCCTCTGTAGAAGTTCTTACTCTCAGAAATTGTTTGTTATACTTTGGGACTACTGAAATTGATGCTTTGCTTCCGTTTCCAAATCTTCgtgttatagatttttttagaacATTTATGCATTTGAAGCCAGCATTGCAACTTTTGCACCCATACCGTTATGCAAACATAACGACAATAAATTTTGGTCGTGTAAGTTACCCAATGAGAGATTTCATTGACCTCCCTTTCTCTTTAACAATTACATCCGATATAATCAAGCATCTGAAAACAATATGCGTAGAAAATCTAGATTTATCAGAGAATGGAATAGTTGATTACGAACTTGGATCTTTGTTCTCTTTTGATCACCCAAAATGTTTACGTCATCTTTCATTCAAAGGAAACAGGTTTGTTCTTTATAACTTGGAAAAGCGTGATGagattaatttgtttttcaaaaaagctATACGATTGAAATATTTAGATTATTCATTTAACGCTGTTAATTATAATATGAAGAAGAAATCAGTAACTCCAAACATGAGTTTATTAAGTGCTGATGCAAGTTACGTATTTTTACCAACAGCGCTGGAAAATTAG